In the Halorubrum ruber genome, TGGTGACGACCGCGAACGTCTCGACCACGTCCGGGTCGTCGGCTCCGGCGGCGCCGTCCCCGTTCCCGCCACCGAACGTGCCGAGCCCGGTCTGGGTCGTCTCCGGCTCGGGCGGCTCCCAGCGCTCGTAGATGCCCGCCATCGCGAACGGCCGGTCGTCTTCGAATGCGACGCGGTAGGGGGTCTTTCCGGAGCCGCGGTCGCCGCCGACCCACTCGTAGAACCCGTCGGCGGGGACGAGACAGCGCCGGCGCTCGAACGCGTCGGCGAAGCTCCGCTTCTCGCGGACGGTCTCCGCCCGGGCGTTGATGAGGTCGAACGACTCGTCGGCCCACGAGGGCGTCAGCCCCCACTCCATCCGGGTCGACACCGTCGGGTCCTCGTCCGCGATCACCGGGAGCGACTGCCCGGGCGCGCAGTTGTAGCTTGGCTCGTGGTCGCCGAAGTCGGCGCCGAACCGGGCTTCGAGGTCGGCGGTCGGCGTGAACAGCGTGTAGCGGCCGCACATGTCGCGGGCTAGGGCCGGAGGCCACTTAATCTCGCGACGTTCCGCGTATCCCCGGCAGCAGGTCCCACCGGTCGGCGATCACCCCGTCGACGCCGG is a window encoding:
- a CDS encoding SOS response-associated peptidase — encoded protein: MCGRYTLFTPTADLEARFGADFGDHEPSYNCAPGQSLPVIADEDPTVSTRMEWGLTPSWADESFDLINARAETVREKRSFADAFERRRCLVPADGFYEWVGGDRGSGKTPYRVAFEDDRPFAMAGIYERWEPPEPETTQTGLGTFGGGNGDGAAGADDPDVVETFAVVTTEPNDLVEDLHHRMAVILDPNAGEEKTWLRGDADEAAALLDPYPSDELTAHPVSTRVNSPSVDAPDLIEPVAGD